The Thermodesulfobacteriota bacterium DNA window CGGCCCGGAGCTCTCCGGGCGTATAGAGCGCGCCCGTGGGGTTCGAGGGGCTGTTTATAATAACGGCCCTGGTCTTCTCCGTTATGCGTTCGGCCATGGCCCCGGCGGTCATCTTAAAACCCGTGGACTCGTCGGTGGGCACTATTACCGGCACACCTCCGGCGAGCCTCACCATCGGCGGGTAGGAGACCCAGTAGGGTGCGGACACTATGACTTCGTCTCCGGGGTTCAGGAACGCCTGGCAGAGGTTATAGAAAGAGTGCTTGCCTCCGGAGGAGACCAGTATCTCGTCGGGGGCGTAGGTAAGGGAGTTGTCCCCTTTGAACTTACCTATTATGGCCGCCTTGAGTTCGGCTATGCCGCCGACGGCCGTATACTTGGTATGCCCTTCCTCAATCGCCCTCTGGGCCGCCTTCTTGATATTCTCCGGCGTGTCGAAGTCCGGCTCCCCGGCGGCGAGCCCGATTACGTCAAGACCCCTGGCCCGCATCTCCTTGGCCCTGGCGGTTACCGCCAGCGTGGGAGATTCCTCGATCTCCATTACCCTGTCCGAAGGCCTTATCATCCTCCTTTAAACTTCTCCCGGAGCTTCTTCGCCACGGCCGGGGTGACAAACGGGCGTACGTCCCCGCCGAGCCTGGCTATCTCCTTTATGAACCTCGAACTTACGGCGGCGTAGCTCTCCGCGGTCATAACGAAGGTCGTCTCTATGTCCGGGGCGAGCTTCCTGTTGGTAAGCGCCATCTGGAACTCGTACTCGAAGTCGGATATCACCCTGAGGCCCCTGAGTATCACGTTGGCCCTGTTCTTCTTGAGGCAGTCTATCAAGAGCCCCCCGAAGCTCTCCACCCTGATCTTCCTGCTGCCCCTGAACTCCGCCCTTATCATCCGCACCCGCTCCTCGGCACCGAAGAGTGTCTTCTTCGAGGGGGTCTCCGCAACGGCCACAATAAGCCCGTCGAAGAGAGTCAAGCTCCTCTTGATCACGTCTATGTGCCCCTTTGTCATGGGGTCGAAGGTGCCTGGGTATACCGCGATATGTTTCGGCATGAGACTACCTTTCCTTATACCTGAAGAAGTACACGGCCGTATCGCCGTAGCGTTTCCGTTTCAGCAGTTCGAGCCCCTCTACCTCCGTATCGAACTCCGTCCTGCGGTCCGCCTCGCAAATAACGACCGCACCCGGGGTCAGCACGCCCCCGTCGGCCAACGCCCGCAGCGTATCGGCGGCAAGAGAGGCCTCCCTGTAGGGGGCGTCCATGAAAACAAGATCGAAACTTTCGCCCTTCCCGGCGAGATAGCTGAGCGAACTTAAGGCGTCCTTTTTAAGGACCCTTGCCGCGCCCTCGAAGCCGCAGGCCTCGAGGTTCTTCCTTATAACGGCTGCGGCACGGGCGGCGCTGTCGACGAACACCACCTCGACGGAGCCGCGGCTCAAGGCCTCTATGCCCATTGCCCCGGTACCGGCGAAGAGGTCCAGCACCCTTTCGAAGGGCCCCTCCGCCTGAAGCACGTCGAACACGGCCTCCCTCACCATGTCCGAGGTAGGCCGTGTCGAGGGACCTTTAACCGAAAAGAGCTTTCTGCCCTTCCTGCTCCCCCCTACTACTCTCATCTCTTGACGGGCGGCCCGGCAGGGCTCAGCCCCTGCCGGTGACCTTGACGGATATAAGGCGGCTCCTGGGGCCGTCGAACTCGGAGAAGTATATAGCCTGCCACTGACCGAGGGCGACCCTCCCCTTGCTTACGGGGACGGTGACGCCGCTACCCACCAGGAGCGCCTTGAAGTGCGCATCGGCGTTCCGGCCGTATTCACCCTTGTTGTGGCGGTAGGATGGCTTATTGGGTATGAGCTCGTTCAGGAAGTCGTGGAAGTCGCCCTCGAGGTCCTTGTCCGCGTTATTGAGATGCAGGGCGGCGGTGGTATGCCCGGTGAAGACAAAGACCGTGCCTTCCTCCATGCCGCTCTCCATGACGACCGCTTCCACCTGGTCGGTTATATTTCTCTCCTCGGTCTTTTCCGACGTCTGCAACCTTATGGAGCTTGAAAAAACCTTCATCGACCCTCCTCGTATTCCGCCGCCTAAAACCTTTGCCCGGCCTCGGCCGGACGCCGGTCCGTAGTTACTATACCCGGTACGGGTCCCCTACTCTACCCGCTCGCAGCACTCCTGCATAATCTTCGCCAGACTCTCCATGTCCTTTTCGAACTGGTACGTATCCGGTATCTCGGAGCTTAGATGCGTCTCCGTTATCCTGTATTCGGGGAGCTCCTTCTCCTTATCGAGCTCTATGCGTATACGCAACTCGGTCTCCGTGGTTCTCTTGACCAGCACTATGACCTGCTCGTCCCTGTCGACCCTCTCGGTATCGTAGCCCATCATAATCCCCTTCTCATAGACCAGGTTGAAGGCCTTCATTACGAGGTCTTCCTTGACCGGGACTATCACCTCGAGCTTGTTGACGGCGCAGGCGGCAAGGACGAAGGCCGCAGCCAGGACTACCGTATACTTTACTTTTCACAGGACACCTCCTTCGCCGTGCCGGCGGGGTGATGAGGGGGGGGCGGAGCTTCAGGCCACGAACTGCCCCCCTCCGGATATAATGCCGCCTGCTATGGCCTCCTCGATTATCTTCTTCGCTTTTTCAACCCCGTCCTCTTCGACCGATATCATCTTTATGCTCCCCTCCTCCGTCCCGAGGGAGTCGTCATCAACGCTGTCGTCCGCCGTCTCCAGCTGCCTCACCATACACGAAATGTCGCTGCCCTCCAGGAGGTTGCCGATGACGTCGGCGTCTATATCGTCGTAGAGGGAATAGAGATCTACAAAGCGTATCCTGGTAGCCATAAGATTTAAAAGTATATTGGAAAGGGGGGGCTTTGTCAACAGGAGCCTCGGCACCATGATGGTGTTTCACTTTCTGAACGGCCGTTAGTGGCGCCGGGCATGAAAAAGGCTTATTTACACACCGTACTTTACGCTACCCTCGGGGAGAGGGCAGGCGATAAACCCTTGACTTTTACGGCATCCTGCCATAATCTTTTCTTATGCAAGCACTGGAGGTCTTTATATGAGAAGAGTTCTACCGGCTATTTTCCTCTCCCTCGGCTGGGCCCTGCTTGTAGGTATGGGCGGCACGCCCGACACGGACATACCCACTCCCGAGGTGGACTTCAGGGTTACGGTGATAGACGGTCAGGGCATCTCCACCAGATGCAGCGGCGTCAGTTGGAAGGGAAAGACGTTCTTTACGGCCACGCGCGGCAAGGGGACGGTCACCATACCGTTCGAGAAGGTCAAGAAGGTCACCTCGGCGGGTGAGGCGGACGACGACAAGATAGACTTCCGGATAATGCTCATCGGCGGAGACGTCGTAGCCGTCACGTTCGACGCGGACGCGAAGCTTTACGGGAAAACGAGTTTCGGGACCTACCGGATAGAGGCCAGGAACATAAAAGAGGTAGTGTTCGAGTAGTGCTTTCTATTCGCCTGGCAGGGGGGCCGCCCCGGCTAGGCGTCCCGTCCCCCCCGCTCCCGCCGAACCCCTGCGTCTCTCTTTCATAAACCCCTTTATATAACCCAGGCGATAGGAGAGGTAGAGCCGATGGCGTAGCCTGCCGGTGAGTAAATAACGGAGCGTGGAGCCCGCCAGCTTCGCCAGGGATTTCACCGGCGCGCCCTTTCCAAGCAAGGCACGACCCGCCCCCTGGCAAAGGCCCATGGTGGAATACAGCCTGGCAAGAGACTCCTTTGTAAACCTCTCTTTCTGTATTGCATGGTGGACCACCACGTCGTCCAGGTAGACCGGCCGACACCCGTGGGCGGAAGTCCTCCTTAACAGCTCGGACTCATCTCCGTAAGGGTAGACCCCGGATCCCCCCCCGAACTTCTCATCGAAACAGCCCACCTCGTCGAACACCCTCCTCCTGACCGCCATGTTGCACCCTATGATCCTCTCCCTCTCTCGCACCTCTCCATGACGCTCCAGGTAGGTGAAGCCACCGAGCATGAACTCCCGGCCCTTAAGCCAATCCGGGACCGGGGCCTCGAAGGCCGGAACGATCCGCCCCCCGGCGATATCCACATCTTCACGCAAGAACGCTTTCCTGAGGTTGACGAGCCACTTCCCGTCCACCACGACGTCGTCGTCGAGGAACGCGACGACCTCCCCCCCTGTCTCCCGTATAGCCGATATTCCTCTTTGCGGAGATCCCCTTATGCGGCGCCTTGAGCACGCGTATACCGCCGTTATGACGGGAGGCAATCTCCTTTATATGCTCATCCGTGAAGGACCCGTCGCAGACCACGGCGACGTCGAAATCCTCCCCCAACACCCCCCCGCCCCCTCCGCCCCCTCCACTTTGGAGAGGCTCTCGAGGCACTTCCTGAGGTAATCGCGCCTCGCGAGGGTGGTGCCTATAATAACCGAGACCTTCATCCTGAGTCACCTTGTGGAACTATCCGTTCCGTTGCGGGAAGAGTATGGACGACGGCCATGCCCGTCACTCCTCTCCCCCCCCTCCCGCCCTGAACTTCTCCGCGCATCCGGGGCAAAGGCCGTGGGTGAAGTCGGCCTCGGTGCGCTCGTGAACATACTTTTCCATCTGGATCCAGCGGCCCCT harbors:
- the coaD gene encoding pantetheine-phosphate adenylyltransferase translates to MPKHIAVYPGTFDPMTKGHIDVIKRSLTLFDGLIVAVAETPSKKTLFGAEERVRMIRAEFRGSRKIRVESFGGLLIDCLKKNRANVILRGLRVISDFEYEFQMALTNRKLAPDIETTFVMTAESYAAVSSRFIKEIARLGGDVRPFVTPAVAKKLREKFKGG
- the rsmD gene encoding 16S rRNA (guanine(966)-N(2))-methyltransferase RsmD, yielding MRVVGGSRKGRKLFSVKGPSTRPTSDMVREAVFDVLQAEGPFERVLDLFAGTGAMGIEALSRGSVEVVFVDSAARAAAVIRKNLEACGFEGAARVLKKDALSSLSYLAGKGESFDLVFMDAPYREASLAADTLRALADGGVLTPGAVVICEADRRTEFDTEVEGLELLKRKRYGDTAVYFFRYKER
- a CDS encoding secondary thiamine-phosphate synthase enzyme YjbQ; translation: MKVFSSSIRLQTSEKTEERNITDQVEAVVMESGMEEGTVFVFTGHTTAALHLNNADKDLEGDFHDFLNELIPNKPSYRHNKGEYGRNADAHFKALLVGSGVTVPVSKGRVALGQWQAIYFSEFDGPRSRLISVKVTGRG
- a CDS encoding DUF2007 domain-containing protein → MATRIRFVDLYSLYDDIDADVIGNLLEGSDISCMVRQLETADDSVDDDSLGTEEGSIKMISVEEDGVEKAKKIIEEAIAGGIISGGGQFVA
- a CDS encoding glycosyltransferase, encoding MPPVITAVYACSRRRIRGSPQRGISAIRETGGEVVAFLDDDVVVDGKWLVNLRKAFLREDVDIAGGRIVPAFEAPVPDWLKGREFMLGGFTYLERHGEVRERERIIGCNMAVRRRVFDEVGCFDEKFGGGSGVYPYGDESELLRRTSAHGCRPVYLDDVVVHHAIQKERFTKESLARLYSTMGLCQGAGRALLGKGAPVKSLAKLAGSTLRYLLTGRLRHRLYLSYRLGYIKGFMKERRRGSAGAGGTGRLAGAAPLPGE